Proteins encoded in a region of the Osmerus mordax isolate fOsmMor3 chromosome 3 unlocalized genomic scaffold, fOsmMor3.pri SUPER_3_unloc_4, whole genome shotgun sequence genome:
- the LOC136938361 gene encoding ethanolamine-phosphate cytidylyltransferase-like isoform X2 yields the protein MIKNGHHQTNTSGKDAGTTLGATACSPEKRRRIIRVWCDGCYDMVHYGHSNQLRQAKAMGDYLIVGVHTDGEISKHKGPPVFTQAERYKMVRAIKWVDEIVEGAPYVTTLETLDKYNSDFCVHGDDITLTVDGKDTYEEVKKSGRYRECKRTQGVSTTDLVGRMLLMTKAHHSNIGSSDYQQHTDNFGKGPKGHSPWTGVSQFLQTSQKIIQFASGQEPQPGDTIIYVAGAFDLFHIGHVDFLEAVYKLSDKPYVIVGLHFDQEVNRYKGKNYPIMNVHERTLSVLACRYVSEVVIGAPYAVSRDLLDHFKVDLVCHGKTEVFPDKDGSDPYTEPRRKGMLRTVDSGNSLTTDNIVQRIIKNRLLFEARNQKKEAKEMAVIQAMKRREEEKAMERAQAQAVL from the exons CTATGACATGGTTCACTATGGACACTCTAACCAGCTGCGCCAGGCCAAGGCCATGGGGGACTACCTCATCGTTGGAGTACACACAGACG GTGAGATCTCAAAGCACAAGGGCCCACCTGTCTTCACTCAGGCTGAGAGGTACAAGATGGTGCGGGCCATCAAGTGGGTGGATGAGATAGTGGAGGGAGCGCCGTACGTCACCACCTTGGAGACCCTAGACAAGTACAACAGTGACTTCTGTGTGCACGGag ATGACATCACACTTACAGTGGATGGGAAGGATACATATGAAGAGGTGAAGAAGTCAGGAAGATACAG GGAGTGCAAGCGAACTCAGGGAGTCTCTACCACAGACCTGGTGGGCAGGATGCTCCTGATGACAAAAGCCCACCACAGCAACATT GGAAGTTCAGATTatcaacaacacacagacaacttTGGAAAG GGTCCGAAGGGCCACAGTCCGTGGACTGGGGTGTCTCAGTTCCTGCAGACCTCCCAGAAGATCATCCAGTTCGCCTCGGGCCAGGAGCCTCAGCCCGGGGATACCATCATCTACGTGGCGGGAGCCTTCGACCTCTTCC ATATCGGCCATGTGGACTTCCTGGAGGCTGTGTACAAGCTCTCAGACAAGCCATATGTTATAGTGGGGTTGCACTTTGACCAG GAGGTGAATCGATACAAAGGGAAGAATTACCCCATCATGAACGTCCATGAGAGAACCCTCAGTGTGCTGGCCTGTCGA TATGTTTCCGAAGTGGTGATTGGTGCACCATATGCAGTCTCAAGAGATTTGCTGGACCATTTTAAG GTGGACCTGGTCTGTCATGGGAAGACAGAAGTGTTTCCAGACAAGGATGGGTCGGACCCTTACACA GAACCTAGAAGGAAAGGAATGCTGCGTACTGTAGACAGTGGCAACAGTCTCACCACGGACAACATCGTACAGAGGATAATCAAGAACAG ACTGCTTTTTGAGGCCAGGAACCAGAAGAAAGAGGCCAAAGAGATGGCTGTGATCCAGGCCATgaagagacgagaggaggagaaggccatgGAGAGAGCCCAGGCACAGGCTGTGCTGTag
- the LOC136938361 gene encoding ethanolamine-phosphate cytidylyltransferase-like isoform X1, whose product MIKNGHHQTNTSGKDAGTTLGATACSPEKRRRIIRVWCDGCYDMVHYGHSNQLRQAKAMGDYLIVGVHTDGEISKHKGPPVFTQAERYKMVRAIKWVDEIVEGAPYVTTLETLDKYNSDFCVHGDDITLTVDGKDTYEEVKKSGRYRECKRTQGVSTTDLVGRMLLMTKAHHSNIGSSDYQQHTDNFGKGLQGPKGHSPWTGVSQFLQTSQKIIQFASGQEPQPGDTIIYVAGAFDLFHIGHVDFLEAVYKLSDKPYVIVGLHFDQEVNRYKGKNYPIMNVHERTLSVLACRYVSEVVIGAPYAVSRDLLDHFKVDLVCHGKTEVFPDKDGSDPYTEPRRKGMLRTVDSGNSLTTDNIVQRIIKNRLLFEARNQKKEAKEMAVIQAMKRREEEKAMERAQAQAVL is encoded by the exons CTATGACATGGTTCACTATGGACACTCTAACCAGCTGCGCCAGGCCAAGGCCATGGGGGACTACCTCATCGTTGGAGTACACACAGACG GTGAGATCTCAAAGCACAAGGGCCCACCTGTCTTCACTCAGGCTGAGAGGTACAAGATGGTGCGGGCCATCAAGTGGGTGGATGAGATAGTGGAGGGAGCGCCGTACGTCACCACCTTGGAGACCCTAGACAAGTACAACAGTGACTTCTGTGTGCACGGag ATGACATCACACTTACAGTGGATGGGAAGGATACATATGAAGAGGTGAAGAAGTCAGGAAGATACAG GGAGTGCAAGCGAACTCAGGGAGTCTCTACCACAGACCTGGTGGGCAGGATGCTCCTGATGACAAAAGCCCACCACAGCAACATT GGAAGTTCAGATTatcaacaacacacagacaacttTGGAAA GGGGTTGCAGGGTCCGAAGGGCCACAGTCCGTGGACTGGGGTGTCTCAGTTCCTGCAGACCTCCCAGAAGATCATCCAGTTCGCCTCGGGCCAGGAGCCTCAGCCCGGGGATACCATCATCTACGTGGCGGGAGCCTTCGACCTCTTCC ATATCGGCCATGTGGACTTCCTGGAGGCTGTGTACAAGCTCTCAGACAAGCCATATGTTATAGTGGGGTTGCACTTTGACCAG GAGGTGAATCGATACAAAGGGAAGAATTACCCCATCATGAACGTCCATGAGAGAACCCTCAGTGTGCTGGCCTGTCGA TATGTTTCCGAAGTGGTGATTGGTGCACCATATGCAGTCTCAAGAGATTTGCTGGACCATTTTAAG GTGGACCTGGTCTGTCATGGGAAGACAGAAGTGTTTCCAGACAAGGATGGGTCGGACCCTTACACA GAACCTAGAAGGAAAGGAATGCTGCGTACTGTAGACAGTGGCAACAGTCTCACCACGGACAACATCGTACAGAGGATAATCAAGAACAG ACTGCTTTTTGAGGCCAGGAACCAGAAGAAAGAGGCCAAAGAGATGGCTGTGATCCAGGCCATgaagagacgagaggaggagaaggccatgGAGAGAGCCCAGGCACAGGCTGTGCTGTag